Proteins encoded in a region of the Phoenix dactylifera cultivar Barhee BC4 chromosome 3, palm_55x_up_171113_PBpolish2nd_filt_p, whole genome shotgun sequence genome:
- the LOC103702821 gene encoding calcium-transporting ATPase 1, endoplasmic reticulum-type-like, with protein sequence MGKGGQNHGTRFGGEPISRPSPSNFPAWARSVAECEAEFKVSADGGLRSDEVRRRREVYGLNELEKHSGPSIWQLVLGQFEDTLVRILLVAAVVSFVLAWYDGDEGGEMGITAFVEPLVIFLILIVNAVVGVWQENNAEKALEALKEIQSEHAKVKRDGIWVPNLPAKELVPGDIVGLKVGDKVPADMRVLYLISSTLRVEQGSLTGESAAVNKTNKRVDSEDTDIQGKECVVFAGTTVVNGSCVCLVTQTGMNTEIGKIHSQIHEASQSEDETPLKKKLNEFGEALTAIIGVICVLVWLINVKYFLTWEYVDGWPRNLKFSFEKCTYYFEIAVALAVAAIPEGLPAVITTCLALGTRKMAQKNALVRKLPSVETLGCTTVICSDKTGTLTTNQMSAVRLVAMGRRTNMCRSFKVDGTTYDPRDGKIHDWPAGNMDENLQMIAKIAAVCNDASIAHSVHQFVASGMPTEAALKVLVEKMGLPGGSAASSLDCSEMLRCCQWWNGIAKRIATLEFDRTRKSMSVIVKSPSGSNSLLVKGAVENLLERSAFIQLLDGSVVQLDESTKGLILEVLRDMSSNALRCLGFAYKDDLSEFATYDGEDHPAHRILLDPSNYSSIERDLIFAGLVGLRDPPREEVHKAIEDCRAAGIRVMVITGDNKETAEAICHEIGVFRPEEDISLKSFTGKEFMSLPDKKIQLRQRGGLLFSRAEPKHKQEIVRLLKEDGEVVAMTGDGVNDAPALKLADIGIAMGIAGTEVAKEASDMVLADDNFSTIVSAVGEGRSIYNNMKAFIRYMISSNIGEVASIFLTAALGIPEGLIPVQLLWVNLVTDGPPATALGFNPPDKYIMKKPPRKSDDSLINAWILFRYLVIGLYVGIATVGVFIIWYTHVSFMGIDLSGDGHTLVTYSQLSNWGQCSSWEGFKANPFTAGTRLFSFDANPCDYFQTGKVKATTLSLSVLVAIEMFNSLNALSEDGSLLSMPPWVNPWLLLAMSVSFGLHFLILYVPFLAQVFGIVPLNFNEWLLVLVVAFPVILIDEVLKFVGRYTSSSNVRRLSPKHKDD encoded by the exons ATGGGCAAAGGGGGGCAGAATCATGGGACGAGATTTGGCGGAGAGCCTATCTCCCGGCCCTCGCCTTCAAATTTTCCGGCTTGGGCTCGAAGCGTGGCGGAATGCGAGGCGGAGTTCAAAGTCTCGGCGGACGGCGGGCTCCGCTCCGACGAGGTACGGCGGCGCCGCGAGGTCTACGGGTTGAACGAGCTCGAGAAGCACTCCGGGCCCTCGATCTGGCAGCTGGTCCTCGGGCAGTTCGAGGACACTCTCGTCCGGATCCTCCTCGTCGCCGCCGTCGTCTCCTTCGTCCTCGCCTGGTACGACGGCGACGAGGGCGGCGAGATGGGGATCACCGCCTTCGTCGAGCCCCTGGTCATCTTTCTCATCCTCATCGTGAATGCTGTGGTCGGGGTCTGGCAGGAGAACAACGCCGAGAAGGCCCTCGAAGCTTTGAAGGAGATCCAGTCGGAGCATGCCAAGGTGAAGAGGGACGGGATATGGGTCCCCAATCTTCCGGCCAAGGAGCTGGTCCCCGGCGATATCGTGGGGCTCAAGGTCGGGGACAAGGTCCCGGCCGACATGCGAGTCTTGTACCTCATAAGCTCCACTCTCAGGGTAGAGCAGGGGTCGCTGACAGGGGAGAGTGCCGCAGTGAACAAGACCAACAAACGGGTGGATTCGGAAGACACCGATATCCAAGGAAAAGAATGCGTGGTCTTTGCTGGTACCACCGTCGTGAATGGGAGCTGTGTTTGTTTGGTCACGCAGACTGGAATGAACACTGAAATCGGCAAAATACACTCCCAAATTCACGAAGCTTCCCAAAGCGAAGATGAGACACCGCTGAAGAAGAAACTGAATGAGTTTGGCGAGGCCCTTACTGCTATAATCGGGGTGATCTGTGTGTTGGTTTGGCTGATCAACGTGAAGTACTTCTTGACTTGGGAGTATGTCGATGGCTGGCCGAGGAATCTCAAGTTTTCTTTCGAGAAGTGCACCTACTATTTTGAGATTGCGGTGGCTCTGGCTGTTGCTGCGATCCCGGAGGGTCTGCCGGCGGTGATAACGACTTGCTTGGCGCTGGGTACTCGAAAGATGGCGCAGAAGAATGCACTGGTACGGAAGCTGCCGAGTGTTGAGACTCTCGGGTGCACGACGGTGATCTGCTCCGACAAGACTGGTACGCTGACAACGAACCAGATGTCGGCGGTAAGGCTGGTGGCGATGGGTCGCCGGACCAATATGTGCAGGAGCTTCAAAGTTGATGGTACAACATATGATCCTCGTGATGGGAAGATTCATGATTGGCCGGCCGGCAACATGGATGAGAATCTTCAGATGATTGCGAAGATAGCTGCTGTTTGCAATGATGCAAGTATTGCACATTCAGTTCATCAGTTCGTTGCCAGTGGAATGCCCACGGAGGCGGCTTTAAAG GTCCTGGTTGAGAAAATGGGACTTCCAGGAGGGTCTGCCGCTTCATCTTTAGATTGTTCTGAGATGTTAC GATGCTGTCAATGGTGGAATGGGATTGCAAAGAGGATAGCAACTCTTGAGTTTGACCGCACACGAAAATCTATGAGTGTCATTGTGAAATCACCATCAGGAAGCAATTCCTTACTTGTGAAG GGAGctgtagaaaatttgttagaaagGAGTGCTTTTATACAGTTGCTGGATGGTTCTGTTGTACAGCTAGATGAAAGTACGAAAGGCCTTATTTTAGAAGTCCTTCGAGACATGTCATCCAATGCTTTGCGCTGTTTGGGTTTTGCATACAAGGATGATCTTTCTGAATTTGCAACATATGATGGTGAAGATCATCCTGCTCATAGGATTTTGCTTGATCCATCTAATTACTCATCAATTGAGAGGGACCTTATCTTTGCTGGCTTGGTTGGATTGAGG GATCCCCCTCGAGAAGAGGTTCACAAAGCAATTGAGGACTGTAGAGCAGCTGGTATTCGGGTCATGGTAATAACAGGTGATAACAAAGAAACAGCAGAAGCAATTTGCCACGAAATAGGTGTTTTTAGGCCTGAAGAGGACATTAGCTTGAAAAGCTTCACAGGGAAAGAATTTATGTCTCTTCCtgataaaaaaattcaattgaGGCAAAGAGGTGGACTTCTATTCTCGAGGGCTGAACCAAAGCACAAACAAGAAATTGTGAGATTGCTTAAAGAAGATGGCGAGGTGGTTGCAATGACAGGTGATGGGGTGAATGATGCCCCTGCTCTGAAGTTGGCTGATATTGGTATTGCCATGGGCATTGCTGGTACTGAG GTTGCTAAGGAAGCTTCAGACATGGTGTTAGCAGATGATAATTTCAGTACAATAGTTTCTGCTGTTGGTGAAGGaagatccatctacaacaataTGAAGGCCTTTATAAG GTACATGATCTCCTCCAATATTGGTGAAGTTGCCTCTATTTTTCTAACAGCGGCTTTGGGTATCCCTGAAGGGCTAATCCCAGTACAACTTTTGTGGGTCAATCTCGTCACAGATGGCCCACCTGCAACTGCTTTGGGCTTTAACCCCCCAGATAAATATATCATGAAGAAACCTCCTAGGAAAagtgatgattcattgatcaaTGCATGGATCTTATTCCGTTATTTG GTCATCGGGCTTTATGTTGGGATTGCTACTGTTGGTGTTTTCATCATATGGTACACACATGTATCTTTCATGGGAATTGACTTGAGTGGGGACGGCCACACCCTTGTCACCTATTCCCAGCTTTCCAACTGGGGCCAATGCTCATCCTGGGAGGGCTTCAAGGCCAACCCTTTCACTGCTGGAACTAGGCTTTTTTCCTTTGATGCCAACCCCTGCGACTATTTTCAGACTGGTAAAGTGAAGGCAACAACCCTCTCACTTTCAGTCTTGGTGGCCATCGAGATGTTCAACTCGCTCAATGCTTTGTCGGAAGATGGGAGCCTCCTGAGCATGCCTCCTTGGGTCAATCCATGGCTTCTTCTGGCGATGTCCGTCTCATTTGGGTTGCATTTTCTGATCCTATATGTGCCGTTCCTTGCTCAAGTGTTTGGAATTGTGCCGCTTAATTTCAATGAATGGCTCTTGGTGTTAGTGGTGGCTTTCCCTGTAATCCTCATTGATGAGGTTCTCAAGTTTGTGGGACGGTATACAAGCTCATCCAATGTCAGAAGATTGTCTCCAAAGCACAAGGATGACTAA